One window of Streptomyces sp. NBC_00273 genomic DNA carries:
- a CDS encoding M28 family metallopeptidase has protein sequence MRAIRHRRRSIPALAALAAAAVAAPVLLTATPAAAHPREGRLAKELVEEVTAKGAWRHLKKFQQIADANGGNRAAGTPGHAASAAYVYDTLKKAGYQVSYQDFDIYEAHTKAEKTTVLGPDSRELATAAFTFTKSTPAGGLAAPLALARVDETPGCTADDYPAGAFAGKIALVKRGACTFVEKQRAAAAAGALGVIVYNHSGTTPVRGGFSSPAEGIIPSAGITLADGEALAAAAAKGEVSVRLELDQEHVKKTTRNVIAETRGGRSDRVVTVGAHLDSVPEGPGINDNGSGSAGLLEVALKLADEGANKKGKGPANKVRFGWWSAEELGLLGSEHYVAQLSEKQKKDIALYLNFDMIASPNPVQFVYDGDDSDRTGAGAGPAGSAEIEALINGFLDKKGKPHEGSDFDGRSDYGPFIANGIPAGGTFTGAEGIKTVEQAGRYGGTAGAPYDPNYHGKGDDLKNLDLKVFDTNLDVIAHAVGTYAESLRSLGK, from the coding sequence GTGCGCGCCATCCGCCACCGCCGCCGGTCCATACCGGCGCTCGCCGCCCTCGCGGCCGCCGCCGTCGCCGCGCCCGTCCTGCTGACCGCCACGCCGGCGGCCGCCCACCCGCGCGAGGGCCGGCTGGCCAAGGAGCTGGTGGAGGAGGTCACCGCCAAGGGCGCCTGGCGCCACCTGAAGAAGTTCCAGCAGATCGCCGACGCCAACGGCGGCAACCGTGCCGCCGGTACGCCGGGCCACGCGGCCTCCGCCGCCTACGTGTACGACACGCTGAAGAAGGCCGGGTACCAGGTCTCGTACCAGGACTTCGACATCTACGAGGCGCACACCAAGGCGGAGAAGACCACCGTCCTCGGCCCGGACTCCCGCGAGCTGGCCACCGCCGCCTTCACCTTCACCAAGTCCACCCCGGCCGGCGGCCTGGCCGCGCCGCTGGCCCTGGCCCGGGTCGACGAGACCCCCGGCTGCACGGCCGACGACTACCCGGCCGGTGCCTTCGCCGGGAAGATCGCCCTGGTCAAGCGGGGTGCGTGCACCTTCGTGGAGAAGCAGCGGGCCGCCGCCGCGGCCGGCGCGCTCGGCGTCATCGTCTACAACCACAGCGGAACCACCCCGGTGCGCGGCGGGTTCTCCTCGCCCGCCGAGGGGATCATCCCGAGCGCCGGCATCACACTGGCCGACGGCGAGGCGCTGGCCGCGGCCGCCGCGAAGGGCGAGGTGAGCGTGCGGCTGGAGCTGGACCAGGAGCACGTGAAGAAGACCACCCGCAACGTGATCGCCGAGACCCGGGGCGGTCGCTCCGACCGCGTGGTGACCGTGGGCGCCCACCTGGACTCGGTACCCGAGGGCCCGGGCATCAACGACAACGGCTCCGGTTCGGCCGGGCTGCTGGAGGTGGCCCTGAAGCTCGCGGACGAGGGCGCCAACAAGAAGGGCAAGGGGCCTGCCAACAAGGTGCGCTTCGGCTGGTGGTCGGCGGAGGAGCTGGGCCTGCTGGGCTCGGAGCACTACGTCGCGCAGCTGTCCGAGAAGCAGAAGAAGGACATCGCGCTCTACCTCAACTTCGACATGATCGCCTCGCCGAACCCGGTGCAGTTCGTCTACGACGGGGACGACTCGGACAGGACGGGCGCGGGTGCGGGGCCGGCGGGCTCGGCCGAGATCGAGGCGCTGATCAACGGCTTCCTCGACAAGAAGGGCAAGCCGCACGAGGGCAGTGACTTCGACGGCCGCTCCGACTACGGCCCGTTCATCGCGAACGGCATCCCGGCGGGCGGCACCTTCACCGGCGCCGAGGGCATCAAGACCGTCGAGCAGGCCGGGCGCTACGGCGGTACGGCCGGGGCCCCGTACGACCCGAACTACCACGGGAAGGGGGACGACCTGAAGAACCTGGACCTGAAGGTCTTCGACACCAACCTGGACGTGATCGCGCACGCGGTCGGCACCTACGCCGAGTCGCTGCGCTCGCTCGGCAAGTAG
- a CDS encoding S8 family serine peptidase, giving the protein MTLESPSSISGARRVARVAAAAGLVAALAATGAGPVFAATGADTPGTSPAVKSADQKLGSADAELLQQAKAKGDANVTVMVATAPGQTKQVADQLGSVQGASVGQTYDNLGYVRATLPTDKADAALKAATKLSSVHGIDLRHEIQLPDPRPDADRESGTVKKTAAETYAAPDKNTPAKNPYNPSFETGAVDFVKDNPQADGRGVTIGIMDSGIDLGHPALQKTTTGERKIVDWVTATDPITDNDATWRPQITPVTSSGGSFTAGGQSWKAPEGSFQWSRFSESITATGDMKGDVNRDGDTTDRFGLLYDAAAGTVRVDTDQDGDFTNNEPMKPYKDGYQIGYFGTDNPATDVAERIPFVIEIRKNVPMDPLGGDWVGKKADFVNVGIIESEHGTHVAGITAANSLFGGQMNGEAPGAKLVSSRACSWSGGCTNVALTEGMIDLVVNRGVDIVNMSIGGLPALNDGNNARSELYKNLIDTYGVQLVISAGNSGPGVNTIGDPALADKVISVGASVSKETWAANYGSGVSTKYNMFPFSSRGPREDGGFTPTISAPGAAINTIQTWLPGAPVKEAGYTLPAGYGMLQGTSMASPQAAGASALLISAAKQNNIKLTPASLRVALTTAAKKIDNVPAHAQGSGLIDIPGAWESIQRDAKANEFTVKAPVDTAIDQFLKTPGFGTGLYDREGGLKVGQKKVYNVVVTRTTGVKYGTRHDLSWRNNDGTFKVIGGYDYVTLPLNKPVTIKVEANAKTAGVHSGILQLDDETTEGIDKQILTTVVAAAPLAAPSFALSETSSVQRNSHKSYFVTVPPGAKSLEVALGGLAAGAQTRFIAIHPHGVPVDPTATTNCYPNYDNPANTCRPDVRSYPEPTPGVWEIEVEARRTSPVLDNPFKLDVSVLGAAFDPAVKVLPEVKQGTPAPVQWSVKNAGAAISGGKLAGGPLGSAKVAKPTIAPGQTHSTEIVVPAGTSRLDVAIGKVSDTAADLDLEVYKDGVKVGSAADGDSEEAVSLVNPAAGTYTVKVIGYAIPSGSTTYDYRDVFFSAALGSVQVDEAAAVNLATGATAQVSANVLVSSAAPEGRQFFGQVQLLNARGTAAGTGSVQIEKVLP; this is encoded by the coding sequence GCGGCCGGTCTGGTCGCCGCACTCGCGGCCACCGGCGCCGGGCCCGTCTTCGCGGCGACCGGCGCGGACACCCCGGGCACCTCGCCCGCGGTCAAGTCCGCAGACCAGAAGCTCGGTTCGGCCGACGCCGAACTCCTTCAGCAGGCCAAGGCCAAGGGCGACGCGAACGTCACCGTCATGGTCGCGACCGCCCCCGGCCAGACCAAGCAGGTGGCGGACCAGCTCGGCTCGGTCCAGGGTGCCTCGGTGGGCCAGACGTACGACAACCTCGGTTACGTGCGCGCCACCCTGCCCACCGACAAGGCCGACGCCGCGCTGAAGGCGGCCACCAAGCTGTCCTCGGTGCACGGCATCGACCTGCGGCACGAGATCCAGCTGCCGGACCCGCGCCCCGACGCGGACCGCGAGAGCGGCACGGTGAAGAAGACCGCCGCCGAGACCTACGCGGCGCCGGACAAGAACACCCCCGCGAAGAACCCGTACAACCCGTCCTTCGAGACGGGTGCGGTCGACTTCGTGAAGGACAACCCGCAGGCCGACGGCCGCGGAGTGACCATCGGCATCATGGACTCGGGCATCGACCTCGGTCACCCGGCCCTGCAGAAGACCACCACCGGCGAGCGCAAGATCGTCGACTGGGTGACGGCCACCGACCCGATCACCGACAACGACGCCACCTGGCGCCCGCAGATCACCCCGGTCACCTCCAGCGGCGGCAGCTTCACCGCGGGCGGCCAGAGCTGGAAGGCCCCGGAGGGCAGCTTCCAGTGGAGCCGCTTCAGCGAGTCGATCACCGCCACCGGTGACATGAAGGGCGACGTCAACCGCGACGGGGACACCACCGACCGGTTCGGCCTGCTCTACGACGCCGCCGCCGGCACCGTCCGCGTCGACACCGACCAGGACGGCGACTTCACGAACAACGAGCCGATGAAGCCGTACAAGGACGGCTACCAGATCGGCTACTTCGGCACGGACAACCCGGCGACCGACGTCGCCGAGCGCATCCCGTTCGTGATCGAGATCCGCAAGAACGTCCCGATGGACCCGCTGGGCGGCGACTGGGTCGGCAAGAAGGCCGACTTCGTCAACGTCGGCATCATCGAGTCCGAGCACGGCACGCACGTCGCCGGCATCACCGCCGCCAACAGCCTCTTCGGCGGCCAGATGAACGGTGAGGCGCCCGGCGCCAAGCTCGTCTCCTCGCGCGCCTGCTCGTGGTCCGGCGGCTGCACCAACGTCGCGCTGACCGAGGGCATGATCGACCTCGTCGTCAACCGCGGCGTGGACATCGTCAACATGTCCATCGGTGGTCTGCCGGCGCTGAACGACGGCAACAACGCGCGCTCCGAGCTCTACAAGAACCTCATCGACACCTACGGCGTCCAGCTGGTCATCTCGGCCGGCAACTCGGGCCCGGGCGTCAACACCATCGGCGACCCCGCCCTCGCGGACAAGGTCATCTCCGTGGGCGCGTCGGTCTCCAAGGAGACCTGGGCCGCCAACTACGGCTCCGGTGTGAGCACGAAGTACAACATGTTCCCCTTCTCCTCGCGCGGTCCGCGTGAGGACGGCGGCTTCACGCCGACCATCAGCGCCCCCGGCGCAGCCATCAACACCATCCAGACCTGGCTGCCCGGCGCCCCGGTGAAGGAGGCCGGCTACACCCTGCCGGCCGGTTACGGCATGCTCCAGGGCACCTCGATGGCCTCGCCGCAGGCCGCGGGCGCCAGCGCCCTGCTGATCTCGGCCGCCAAGCAGAACAACATCAAGCTGACGCCGGCCTCCCTGCGGGTCGCGCTCACCACGGCCGCCAAGAAGATCGACAACGTCCCCGCGCACGCGCAGGGTTCGGGTCTGATCGACATCCCCGGCGCGTGGGAGTCCATCCAGCGCGACGCGAAGGCCAACGAGTTCACCGTCAAGGCGCCGGTCGACACCGCGATCGACCAGTTCCTGAAGACCCCGGGCTTCGGCACCGGCCTGTACGACCGCGAGGGCGGCCTCAAGGTCGGCCAGAAGAAGGTCTACAACGTCGTCGTCACCCGCACCACGGGCGTCAAGTACGGCACCCGGCACGACCTGAGCTGGCGCAACAACGACGGCACCTTCAAGGTCATCGGCGGCTACGACTACGTCACCCTGCCGCTGAACAAGCCCGTCACCATCAAGGTCGAGGCCAACGCCAAGACCGCCGGCGTCCACAGCGGCATCCTGCAGCTGGACGACGAGACCACCGAGGGCATCGACAAGCAGATCCTGACGACCGTCGTGGCCGCCGCCCCCCTGGCCGCGCCGTCGTTCGCCCTGTCTGAGACCTCCTCGGTGCAGCGCAACAGCCACAAGTCGTACTTCGTGACGGTCCCGCCGGGCGCCAAGAGCCTGGAGGTCGCCCTCGGCGGTCTCGCGGCGGGCGCCCAGACGCGCTTCATCGCGATCCACCCGCACGGCGTGCCGGTCGACCCGACGGCCACGACCAACTGCTACCCGAACTACGACAACCCGGCCAACACCTGCCGCCCCGACGTCCGCTCGTACCCCGAGCCGACCCCGGGTGTCTGGGAGATCGAGGTCGAGGCCCGTCGTACGTCGCCGGTGCTCGACAACCCGTTCAAGCTGGACGTCTCCGTGCTCGGCGCGGCCTTCGACCCCGCGGTCAAGGTCCTGCCCGAGGTGAAGCAGGGCACCCCCGCCCCGGTCCAGTGGAGCGTCAAGAACGCCGGCGCGGCCATCTCCGGCGGCAAGCTCGCCGGCGGTCCGCTCGGTTCCGCGAAGGTCGCCAAGCCGACCATCGCGCCCGGTCAGACCCACTCCACCGAGATCGTGGTCCCCGCGGGCACCTCGCGCCTCGACGTCGCGATCGGCAAGGTGTCCGACACCGCCGCCGACCTCGACCTGGAGGTCTACAAGGACGGCGTCAAGGTCGGCTCGGCCGCCGACGGCGACTCCGAAGAGGCCGTGAGCCTGGTGAACCCGGCCGCGGGCACCTACACCGTCAAGGTGATCGGCTACGCGATCCCGTCCGGCTCCACCACGTACGACTACCGTGACGTGTTCTTCTCGGCCGCCCTGGGCTCCGTCCAGGTCGACGAGGCCGCCGCGGTGAACCTCGCCACCGGCGCCACCGCGCAGGTCTCGGCGAACGTCCTGGTCAGCAGCGCGGCCCCCGAGGGCCGACAGTTCTTCGGCCAGGTCCAGCTGCTCAACGCCCGCGGCACCGCCGCCGGCACCGGCAGCGTGCAGATCGAGAAGGTCCTCCCGTAG